From a region of the Octopus sinensis linkage group LG18, ASM634580v1, whole genome shotgun sequence genome:
- the LOC115221605 gene encoding inositol monophosphatase 1-like, translating to MFRGGSPLVIVYTIIQEKLYSAKKGQGAYCNSEEISVSGQTELKKALVFSEFGSHRDPKKLEIKFGNMYNIIMKSHGIRAQGSAALDLCGVACGQADAFVEYGIHVWDIAAGILIATEAGATVMDPNNGGKLDMMNRRILCASSRSLAHQLRSQIKSQEFIPD from the exons ATGTTCCGAGGGGGTAGTCCGTTAGTCATA GTCTACACAATAATCCAAGAGAAACTTTATTCTGCTAAGAAAGGCCAAGGTGCATATTGTAACAGTGAAGAAATATCAGTATCAGGACAAACAG aactcaAAAAAGCTTTGGTGTTTTCAGAATTCGGCAGCCATCGTGATCCCAAAAAGCTTGAAATTAAATTTGGCAAcatgtataatattattatgaagAGTCACGG AATACGGGCTCAGGGCTCAGCGGCTTTAGATTTGTGTGGTGTTGCTTGTGGCCAGGCCGATGCTTTTGTTGAATATGGAATTCACGTATGGGACATCGCTGCTGGTATACTGATAGCAACCGAAGCCGGAGCCACCGTAATGGACCCAAATAATG GAGGAAAACTGGATATGATGAATCGGCGTATTTTATGTGCTTCTTCCCGAAGTTTGGCCCATCAACTGAGAAGCCAAATTAAATCTCAAGAATTCATACCCGATTAA